The Xyrauchen texanus isolate HMW12.3.18 chromosome 17, RBS_HiC_50CHRs, whole genome shotgun sequence DNA window tatcagaagctaactggctaattgtctaaaggcttgacatcattttctggaatttcccaagctgcttaaaggcacagttaacttgtgtgtgtatgtaaacttctgattcactggaattgtgatatagtcaattaaaagtgaaacaatcggtctgtaaacaattgttggaaaaatcacttgtgtcatgcacaaagtagatgtcctaaatgacttgccaaaactatagtttgctaatttcaaatctttggagtggttaaaaagATGAGtttgaaagtgtatgtaaacttctgtatgTACTGCAtacttataataatatattttcgtATATTTCATactgccctgcgatggactggcgacctgtccagggtgtcccccgcctttcgcccaatgttagctgggataggctccagccccccgtgaccctgtacacaggataagcggttgatgatggatggatggatggatggatatttcatACTTGTATACATCAACATGAGGCAATTTAATATGAAAAATAgtcattaacaatgaacaataatatatttaaatgatacATTAACTGAGATTAATGTTGTTTAAAAAgattattgttagttcattatacCAATGTTTACACCATGGCTGTGGCCAACAACAGCCTTAAATAAACACTGTCTACGAGATTGGCTTAATTTGACTTCATTgcgacattttacattttaagttcCTTTTCTGCAAACACCTCATATAAAATGTTATTCTCAGCGGTCTCTTGAAGTAGATATGCACACACGCACTAAACCAGAAATCAAATTTGCCATCCTATGCAACTAGCCAGTTGAATAATTTACTGTATGTAATTTTCTTGGAACGTTGCTggccgccgaccgtgaggggagaaggggctcctagccaaccgcctggagcggtcagggctgctgccaagggcgcaggagtcgcctaccggccgctgaaacgcgacATGGTttaagaccgctgaccgcgagcggggaggggctaactggcgactgcctggagcgagaggaccgctgccaggggcgggggataccccttctgttccccgagaacgcggcggggtgttccgtccgccaggggctggaggactgcctcggatccgcccggagaggcgcggctgtcatccgataaagggtggaggagtagccgaggaacaagctgcggcgtatcggagaactggcgagtaagagtttttctctctcactgtcgctctgcgttggcctttatcctcttttaaattttacagttttttggggggtactacactgttacaggaagtaccccccattttaatcatttctgtttccctccccttgtccactCCCTCGTCCCtcggtagatggggatgacctgccggcagtcagtGCAGAAGGCGCGtcttcccccagggaaaggggggtgtacgtcaggcaggggctccccagcctgagagaacgagggaggaatgtggcagggcggagggcggggccgggtcgtgatcatacacacccggtaccGTATTAGGGTAATCAAGCTTCCGAGGTTTagaggtcgactgcagagtatcgtgcaggagagagagatcgttagcggacatgtccgtcgtgtgtgtttatgtggtcttttgtgtttatcattaaaactattatttatattgaaaagccggttctcgcatcctcctttccattgaatcccTTTACAGTTGCATATGATAATCATTTATTACCAATTTTCACCAATTATTATCAAAGTACCACAGTATTACCAtgtgataccatcactgtaccatgacaCTGCCACAAATGGTATATAGAGTATAATGCTGTATTTGTTCTTGAAAGTACTGACTTGATTACAGGATGCAGTATGttcttctttaaaaatgtataatacaggATGTGGGGCCTAGGTGTGATATCAACAATAgctgatgtttcttttttttaaacctgcCAATGTGCTAGAAACAACTGAGTGGATATGAGCCAGCTGCTATTCGACAATGACAAATGAAACGTGTAAAACAAATGCACCTAACTTTACGTActgaaagtaaaataataataaatgtatgtgtgtatatatatatatacatgtatgtatgtatgtatgtatatatatgtatatatatgtatattctgaTCTGCGTTGGTGATGCCGCTGAGCCAGAGAGAGCAGTTATCATTTATAGGTATGAAACAGCTTCAACTTGAGAATATCTACATCTGATCTTGCACTTACTCAGTTAACAGCCCAATGTTACCAACACAATGTCTGTAATTTGGCATGTACTGTGTCCTGACAAACAACCTATGGCAATAACTGCATACTTGTAGTTGGAAGAATGGGATGCTATGACAGATTGTCattcagcagatgcttttatccaaagcaaccacAGTATTACATTTTCCTTAGAGCAGCCTCTGGTTAAAGGGTATTTCTCTGCAGCACTATGGTGATTAGTAATATCAAAGtcaaatttaaaatatgtttatatatattctataatctatgtttgtgagtgtgctaGACATGCAATTTGTGAGTGAGATGTGCAATGaactaatataattataattattgcgAGAGCTCAAAGCGTTAGTAGGCATGGGTGGGACTGTTGCACGTATCTGTCCAAGCTATGTGGTTGTatgtgtgcaaactgtgggtgtattgtatgttaatgaagtggtaatgcataatttgctattttcctgagaataGACATTTGAAAACCAcgtctgttttcagcgcaaagtctaaattcagttcctatatttgcagtttggagattccaccagcacgtggtaataaagttaatgtctaaACTCTGAAAATAcggtggaacatcaaattatgtctgcAGTCATCTTgtgaaacaaaacagaaaactgtGAGATTTGCTAAACTATCTGTTTAATATGTTTATATTCACAAGTGTgtttatgatctaatttgcatTGATATCTTTTCACCTGTTGTCATAATTGATTTTTAATCACTGCAAAAGATGCCAGTGAatgaagttggagagggtaaaatgtttggatttggtaaacaatatttttgaccatttctttattttaattatatttttgttccttttaaaatgtcatttgaatttagaaatgtttgaaaaacattttttttttttttcaataatcaaATATAATTGTTCTAAATCAAAATCTAGAGGTAgaagtggggcagtggtggctcagtggttgagatcgctttggataaaagcatctgccaaatgcataaatgtaaatgtaagtgaagTGCGTTCCGATACAATCACTATTAAtactagtcatgatttgtgtgtcagtagatgaaataaGGCCCTATTCTATGAACTTAACATATGTTTTTAacttgatttttaaaagatttttcctTTATCACCTCTGAAAAACTTATTAGTTAACGACGCAAAAGTTTTATTAACATATTTAGCATAATATTTACTCAGTTTCAGataaaactttaactttgtaaaattataatatgGCGCTTCCATATGGGACAATAGGTGTACTGTATGGAACATCTTATTTTCGTCCAAAATACGGGAAGTCCTGTGAACTGCATGCTTTGAGTGTCATGGACTGATCGTCATGCAACATTTGCAATTCAAGTTAGTTGAGAGGTACACGTTTAATCCAGActaatataatgcacaagtcacagaaatttTGGCGCTAGTTTtatgaggtttgtgaattaaatCTTTGAGATAATATTTATTCAATCGGCTGATGCAGATCATATAAAAATAccaaatatcggccaatttaACAGCCTCTGtgtaaagcgggttaagggaaagcaggggcgagaaccggcttggaaatataaataatagtttaatgaaaaactgaaccaaaaccacataaacacacagagcagctgcatgtcattctctctctctctcgaaccatcatcactggctgcctttatccctcgcacacccccatcaggctgattggggaccgctacactcctcccggcattgTCCCAGTCCGGGGAggccccggcatgacgtacatcacCCCTCCTCTCCGGGCCCCGTCTGACGGTGGGTCATCCCTGCcttgctcgacctgggaggaggcaggagggtaaaaacaacaacaaaacaaaatagtcgAGGgacaaaggccaacacggagtgacagagatagagaggagagagagcgGGGAAAAAAactcactggttctctgatgtGCCGACACttggtccccgatcactcctccaccctctcaggtagATGGCAACCGCTCCTCCCTGGGCAGACCAGATTCAGactgacccccagtggacagaacgcccctctgcgTTCCCGGCGACCCGTGGGaactctcctctgcccctggcagtggccctacaaCTCCAGGCGGTCtgggagttgcttccctcctcccctcgcagacggaCGGCAGGGCACtactctgcccctggcagcagctccatcacTCCaagtggtcggggagtccagtcctcAATTGCCTCGTCGACCGCGGCCATCCTcagcgtccgggcggtcgggctactccgtcccctggcggatggcagcggcactcccctgggtggatggcagtgtcgaggactctgcgacgggcatcacTCCtcctttcggcaccaatgtaaagcaggttaagggcaaggaggaggcaagaactggcttggcaatataaataatagtttaatgaaaaactgaaccaaaaccacacaaacaaacacacagagcagctgcatgtctttctctctcgctctctctcgaaccatcatcaccggccacctttatcccttgcctgcccccatcaggctgattggggactgggtgTGCGTttttccagcccggccccgccctcctccgctctacactcagCAATATAATGGTCAACCACTAATGGTGACAGTTCATGTAGAATTTCACATGTGAATCGTGGTATTTCCTAGTTGACAACTTCTGGCCACGCTAGCAGACGAGAAGCAACAGTATGCTTCGAGAAAACCAGTGAACTTGAAACCCATCATTGTCTGAGGAGAGGTCCTTCCCTGAGGTCTGACTGCTGGTTCACCTAGAATCTGTGGTTGATCAGGACTAGAGTAAAATAAATCTGCGGAGTCCATGCTGAGTAACTTTAGCTGGGAAATAGGATGTAAGAGCCTTGTTGTATACTTACTTCAGTCTTACTGTAAGCATAGGTTAAGGTCATCTAGAGCACAACTCTCTACTCTCATATTAGGGACTGCTTCTCCTGGGCCTCCAGCTCGAAATGCATCACACGTAGCTCAAACGTGCTGCCAACTGCACTAGACACAGATActaattattaaaaatcaaacttGTTCACGATTCAAATGCAATCACTTGGCACAAAGCAACAGAGTGACGTTTTGTGTTTGGTCTTCTGAAATGTTTGATCCAACACATGTTGAGTAGAACCTCCTGTGCAACTTGTAACTGGTTCAGTATGGTGAAATAAAGAATGGATGCATATTTAGGGATTAGAATGAGTTTCCTTTATTTCAAAATTCATTGATGATTCTTTATTGGTCTCGGTGGAGAAATTTGCCATGGGCATCAAGGTTGCTATTACATATAAAAGTACAATAAAATACTCAACATATATTCTCAGTTACATATGGACACACAATAGCATAAACCGCATATACCTTCAATGTCCTTActacataaaacagcataaaaacaACGATCAATATATACCCTCAATCCTTTCAAGACTACCCTTCTTTATTAAACAGCTTTTTCCATAATGGCACCATGGAGAACTTGTGATGCTTTTCACCATCAAAACCCAGCTGTAGAAGTTGGTTGACCAGCATTGTCTTTCAGGTGAAGCTGGTTTAGCTAATTAAGCCTGGCAGGGTCACCAGCATGCCATGCTGGGAGACAGCgcagaaaacacaaaataagttGGTGATCAGCAATGCTGGATTTTGTTTTAGCAGGGATTGGTGTTGCTGCTACTCTGTGTGCAAAGTTGTGTAAGAAATGGGTCAACCACTTTTGGGTATGGTATTGGGTGGGAAGACGCGGTCACTGTGGCCTCTAGAGACTGAAACTTGGAAGTGAGTGCCGTTATAACCcgagccaggtgtgaaaacaAACTTACAGTATCATTTCAGGcctgtgtctagaaggtaacaccCCAGCAGCCTAAGTCTTGCGAGAGACTCATTTGCTGTTACTTAAGTTAGGTCTAGGGTTACGTTTATTGTTAGGGTAAAGGTTAGGTGTAGGGTTTCTGTAAGActccaaacaaacacaataaacacagtgTGGGAATGTCGCATGTGGATCTCACAAGACTTTAGGACTTTAGGGGCTTACCTTCTAGACATGACCCTGTTTCAGCACAGTTTGGTATGGTACAATTACATACCGTTCTGGCCAGGATTTCTCAGCATTGTTAACTATAATCAGGACTGGTGGAACACCTTTAGTGACATAGTGACTCACGATTGGTAACTTGCTGAGTCAGTCATTGTCAGTGGAATATCAGAATGATATCAATTGGATATGTACCTGATTTGGCATTGACAATGCATGACtcagaaagaaatctggaaaaaaaagACAATGGTACTCAGCAGGTCAATCTATGCGAAATTGTCTAGATATGTGAGCGGGACCAGTCATTAGAGCTTTGTGTTTTCTCCTCTATTTTTCCACAGCTCAATAGGGGGCAGCAGAGAGATGTGCCACTGCAGAGTCGGAGTAGCCGCATGACCAGCTTGCTCAAGATGTTATTGAAAATCTCTCTGAGGGCTGAGGAAGAGAAGTAGAATAAGAGTGGGTCGAGAGAGGCATTCAATGTGCTGACAAGTAGAGCATGTTCTCGCCACTCAGGGCTGTAGCCACCCACAAATCCCACCACATGTGATATGTTAAAGGGCATGAAACAGATAATGAAGACCAGAAGAGTGGCCAATGCCATCCCAATGGCCCTGATTCGCTTCTTCGGGTTCACGTTGGATAGATTGGAGAGGATGCAGATGCACTTAATGTAGCAGAAGCAGCAGATGAGGAAAGGCACACAGAAGAGCACAATAAAGAGTTCCAGACGGACTGGAAGGAGGATTTTGAGCTGTTCAGCGGTGAAGTCTTCATAGCAAGTGTTCCGTTTGGATGGATCGGTGACGTTGGGGTTGAAATGGTTATGGTATTGCATAATATAGACAATACTGCAATGCGCCGTGGATAGCACCCAGAATACAACGCTGGCTATCACTGCATTTCGGGGATTGCGGTTTAGCTTGTATTTTATGGGAAAGCTCACACTCAGGTAGCGGTCCACACTGATGGCCGCCAGGTGTAAGGTGTTGTTGTGGATGGTGCTGTAGAATATGAAACCATATAGCGGGCAGAGGAAGTACGGCAGTGTCCATTTCATGTTGGCCGCCTCTACCATGTGAAATGGGAGGACAAACAGGAGGATCAGGTCAGAGATATTTAAGCTGAGTAGTAGGACATCTATGGGTGTGGACCGCTTGCGAATCTTTCTGAAAAAGGTGTAGAAGGACAGGATGTTGGTAGGAAGACCAGTGATCAAAGTGAATCCATACACAGCTAACACCAGGTTACTGCGGCTCAATGTCCACACCATTGTCACCTTTTATGCAAAGTATAGAGCCCTGTAAAGGAGAAAGACAAgcttttttaaatgtctcatCTTGTACAGATTAAAGGTGTTGTAGGCCAACATTGTTTCAGGCAATTACAACAGAACTCAGAATGTGTAGGGCAATCTTTAACTTAAAAATTGTCATATTGTCAAATAAACCACCAATGTGGCAAACTACAGTGgcaaaccctttggaattacctgcatttatgttctGTATAAATACGTCTTAAAATCTGGTATGATCTTCATCTAAAG harbors:
- the LOC127657699 gene encoding free fatty acid receptor 3-like, producing the protein MVWTLSRSNLVLAVYGFTLITGLPTNILSFYTFFRKIRKRSTPIDVLLLSLNISDLILLFVLPFHMVEAANMKWTLPYFLCPLYGFIFYSTIHNNTLHLAAISVDRYLSVSFPIKYKLNRNPRNAVIASVVFWVLSTAHCSIVYIMQYHNHFNPNVTDPSKRNTCYEDFTAEQLKILLPVRLELFIVLFCVPFLICCFCYIKCICILSNLSNVNPKKRIRAIGMALATLLVFIICFMPFNISHVVGFVGGYSPEWREHALLVSTLNASLDPLLFYFSSSALREIFNNILSKLVMRLLRLCSGTSLCCPLLSCGKIEEKTQSSNDWSRSHI